In one Antennarius striatus isolate MH-2024 chromosome 1, ASM4005453v1, whole genome shotgun sequence genomic region, the following are encoded:
- the copb1 gene encoding coatomer subunit beta, with amino-acid sequence MTAAENVCYTLINVTSDSEPPSEVSLKADLEKGEIKAKTEALKKVIIMILNGEKLPGLLMTIIRFVLPLQDHTIKKLLLVFWEIVPKTTPDGKLLQEMILVCDAYRKDLQHPNEFIRGSTLRFLCKLKESELLEPLMPAIRACLDHRHSYVRRNAVLAIYTIYKNFEHLIPDAPELIHDFLVNEKDASCKRNAFMMLIHADQERALDYLSTCIDQVHTFGDILQLVIVELIYKVCHINPSERARFIRCIYNLLQSSSPAVKYEAAGTLVTLSSAPTAIKAAAQCYIDLIIKESDNNVKLIVLDRLIELKEHPTHERVLQDLVMDILRVLSTPDLEVRKKTLQLALDLVSSRNVEELVIVLKKEVIKTNNVTEHEDTDKYRQLLVRTLHSCSVRFPDMAANVIPVLMEFLSDTNEAAAADVLEFVREAIQRFDNLRPLVIEKMLEVFHAIKTVKIYRGALWILGEYCSTKDDIQSVMTEVRRSLGEIPIVENEIKKETGELKPEDEVSVTPAQKLVTEMGTYVTQSALSSSRPSKKEEDRPPLRGFLMDGDFYVAASLATTLTKVALRYVAIVLDKKRQNSFVAEAMLIMVTVLHLGKSSLPKKPITDDDVDRISLCLKVLSECSPLMNDIFNKECRKSLSHMLTVRLEEEKLSQKKESEKRNVTVQADDPISFMQLTAKNETTSKEDQFQLSLLAAMGNTQRKEAADPLASKLNKVTQLTGFSDPVYAEAYVHVNQYDIVLDVLVVNQTSDTLQNCTLELATLGDLKLVEKPSPLTLAPHDFANIKANVKVASTENGIIFGNIVYDVSGAASDRNCVVLSDIHIDIMDYIQPASCTDAEFRQMWAEFEWENKVTVNTNITDLNDYLQHILKSTNMKCLTPEKALSGFCGFMAANLYARSIFGEDALANVSIEKPIHLGPDAPVNGHIRIRAKSQGMALSLGDKINLSQKKTNV; translated from the exons ATGACGGCTGCGGAGAACGTTTGTTACACTCTGATCAATGTGACGTCTGACTCAGAGCCGCCCTCTGAAGTCAGCCTAAAAGCTGATCTTG AAAAGGGGGAGATCAAGGCAAAGACTGAAGCCCTGAAAAAGGTCATCATCATGATCCTGAATGGTGAGAAGTTACCAGGACTCCTGATGACCATCATCCGCTTTGTGCTGCCACTTCAAGACCACACCATTAAGAAGCTCCTGCTGGTTTTTTGGGAGATTGTTCCTAAAACAACCCCAGATGGCAAGCTGCTCCAGGAGATGATCCTGGTCTGTGACGCCTACAGAAAA GACCTGCAGCATCCCAACGAGTTCATCCGCGGCTCCACTCTGCGTTTCCTGTGCAAGCTGAAGGAGTCTGAGCTGCTTGAGCCTCTCATGCCGGCCATCCGGGCCTGTCTGGATCACCGCCACAGTTATGTGCGCCGCAACGCCGTCCTGGCCATTTACACAATCTACAA GAACTTTGAGCATCTCATCCCAGATGCTCCCGAGTTGATCCACGACTTTCTGGTCAACGAGAAAGACGCCAGCTGCAAGCGAAATGCTTTCATGATGCTGATTCATGCGGATCAG GAACGAGCTCTGGATTACCTCAGCACTTGCATCGACCAAGTTCATACTTTTGGTGACATCCTCCAGCTGGTCATCGTGGAGCTGATTTATAAA GTTTGCCACATCAACCCATCTGAGCGCGCCCGCTTCATCCGTTGCATCTACAACCTGCTGCAGTCCTCCAGTCCTGCCGTGAAGTATGAGGCTGCCGGTACGCTCGTGACGCTCTCCAGCGCCCCCACAGCCATAAAG GCTGCCGCTCAGTGCTACATCGATTTGATCATCAAGGAGAGCGACAACAACGTGAAGCTGATTGTTCTGGATCGTCTCATTGAGCTGAAGGAGCATCCCACCCACGAGCGTGTGCTCCAG GACCTCGTGATGGACATCCTGCGTGTTCTCAGCACCCCGGACCTGGAGGTCAGGAAGAAGACCCTGCAACTGGCGTTGGACCTGGTTTCATCCCGTAACGTGGAGGAG ttggTCATCGTTCTGAAGAAGGAGGTGATCAAGACCAACAACGTCACGGAACACGAAGACACCGATAAATACAGGCAGCTGCTGGTCCGCACCCTGCACTCCTGCAGCGTCCGCTTCCCGGACATGGCAGCCAACGTCATCCCTGTG CTGATGGAGTTCCTCAGCGACACCAACGAGGCGGCTGCTGCCGACGTCCTGGAGTTTGTGCGGGAGGCTATTCAGAGGTTCGACAACTTGAGACCTCTGGTCATAGAGAAGATGCTGGAAGTGTTTCACGCCATCAAAACCGTAAA GATCTACAGAGGTGCATTGTGGATCCTGGGAGAGTACTGCAGCACAAAGGACGACATCCAGAGTGTGATGACAGAAGTCCGCCGGTCTTTGGGAGAG ATCCCGATCGTAGAAAACGAAATAAAGAAGGAGACGGGAGAGCTGAAACCAGAGGACGAAGTGAGTGTGACCCCTGCTCAGAAGCTAGTGACAGAGATGGGCACCTACGTGACGCAGAGTgccctcagctcctccaggcCTTCCAAGAAAGAAGAGGACCG ACCTCCCCTCAGAGGCTTCCTGATGGACGGGGACTTCTACGTGGCGGCGTCTCTGGCCACCACGCTGACCAAAGTGGCTTTACGTTACGTCGCCATTGTCCTGGACAAAAAGAGACAGAAC TCCTTCGTGGCCGAGGCCATGCTGATCATGGTCACCGTGCTGCACCTGGGGAAGTCCTCTCTCCCCAAGAAGCCGATCACGGACGACGACGTGGACCGCATCTCGCTCTGCCTCAAGGTGCTGTCGGAGTGCTCGCCGCTCATGAACGACATCTTCAACAAGGAGTGCCGCAAATCCCTGTCACACATGCTGACTGtcaggctggaggaggagaagttgTCTCAGAAG AAAGAGTCAGAGAAGCGTAACGTCACCGTTCAGGCAGACGACCCGATCTCCTTCATGCAGCTGACGGCCAAAAACGAAACGACCTCCAAGGAGGATCAGTTCCAGCTCAGCCTGCTGGCGGCGATGGGCAACACCCAGAGGAAGGAGGCAGCCGATCCGCTGGCGTCAAAACTCAATAAG GTGACACAGCTGACGGGCTTCTCGGACCCGGTGTACGCCGAGGCCTACGTCCACGTCAACCAGTACGACATCGTGCTGGACGTCCTGGTGGTCAACCAAACCAGCGACACGCTTCAGAACTGCACCCTGGAGCTGGCCACGCTAG GTGACTTGAAGCTGGTGGAGAAGCCGTCGCCTCTGACTCTGGCTCCGCACGACTTCGCCAACATCAAGGCCAACGTGAAGGTGGCTTCAACGGAGAACGGCATCATATTCGGCAACATCG TCTACGACGTGTCGGGAGCAGCCAGCGACAGAAACTGCGTGGTCCTCAGCGACATCCACATCGACATCATGGACTACATCCAGCCAGCTTCCTGCACCGACGCCGAGTTCAGACAGATGTGGGCGGAGTTCGAGTGGGAAAACAAG GTGACGGTGAACACGAACATCACCGACCTGAACGATTACCTCCAGCACATCCTCAAGTCCACCAACATGAAGTGTCTGACTCCTGAGAAG gCTCTGTCTGGATTCTGTGGCTTCATGGCCGCCAACCTTTACGCCCGATCCATCTTTGGAGAAGACGCCCTGGCTAACGTCAGCATCGAGAAGCCCATCCACCTCGGGCCCGACGCGCCTGTCAACGGACACATACGCATCCGCGCCAAGAGTCAG